One window of Chloroflexota bacterium genomic DNA carries:
- a CDS encoding AIPR family protein has product MASLSMEEFLHNFRQEILANAEANMDFLEVEFTQNIADELIDSGVIDGFELGHHRLASGGMKVDGYWFNDNSLDLFISDFANRETLQSLARAEISLIFKRLENFFTASAEKNLYLNLEETSHGYDLARNIADRCGSFSKVNFFLFSERVLSTQVKELEDKQYNSWNFSYNIWDISRLHRLQTSRGAREELEINFAEMIDPGLPCLPAHLDSATYKSYLVVMPAKILADLYGKYGSRLLEQNVRSFLQVRGNVNKGIRFTIMKNPEMFFAYNNGIAATARDIEIVKTSNGFAIASLKDLQIVNGGQTTASLFHTNRKDKAPLENIFVQMKISVIDEEKSEDIIPQISEYANTQNKVNAADFFSNHPFHIRMEEFSRRLWVPAQQGSQRETKWFYERARGQYTDAQAKLTPTQKKRFEAEYPKTQMFTKTDLAKFENVWEGYPISVNQGAQKNFGHYVGRIGQEWDKNADQFNEFFFKRAIARAIIFRRTEKIVSAQSWYNGGYRANVVAYTIAMLSKICSRQRKSFDFLKVWHNQEINQATVQAIEITAKLVYDHIMHPTGTISNISEWCKKEACWVTLQEKLYTLEELLPESFFEDLAFTDQLENEARSSAKTQKMLNGIEAQKIVVGIPGETWAYILAEGQEKGLFSVKEQGILQVAARLPQKIPSEKQSLILIDILEKAKLEAIYQK; this is encoded by the coding sequence ATGGCATCTTTATCAATGGAAGAATTTTTACATAATTTCCGCCAAGAAATTCTAGCTAATGCAGAAGCAAATATGGATTTCTTGGAAGTTGAATTTACTCAGAACATTGCGGATGAGCTTATCGATTCAGGAGTTATTGATGGATTTGAACTAGGTCATCATCGCCTAGCAAGTGGTGGAATGAAAGTCGATGGATATTGGTTTAACGATAACTCCCTTGACTTATTCATTTCAGACTTTGCTAATCGAGAAACGCTACAGTCACTAGCACGAGCAGAGATCTCACTTATTTTCAAGCGCCTAGAAAACTTTTTTACTGCAAGTGCTGAGAAAAACCTCTATCTTAACCTAGAAGAGACTTCTCACGGTTATGACCTTGCTCGTAATATAGCTGATAGGTGCGGCTCTTTTTCTAAAGTAAATTTCTTTCTATTTTCTGAGCGTGTACTAAGTACACAGGTGAAAGAACTTGAAGATAAACAATATAATTCGTGGAATTTCTCTTATAATATTTGGGATATCTCTCGCTTACACCGATTACAAACTTCACGAGGTGCTCGTGAAGAATTAGAGATAAACTTCGCTGAGATGATTGATCCAGGACTACCATGTCTTCCAGCACATCTGGATTCAGCAACGTATAAATCATATTTGGTTGTAATGCCAGCCAAAATATTGGCTGATTTATATGGAAAATATGGTTCTAGATTATTGGAACAAAATGTTCGTAGCTTCCTTCAGGTAAGAGGAAATGTTAATAAAGGTATTCGTTTTACTATCATGAAAAATCCTGAAATGTTTTTTGCCTACAATAATGGTATTGCTGCAACAGCTAGAGATATTGAAATAGTAAAAACATCTAATGGATTTGCTATAGCATCACTTAAGGATTTACAAATTGTTAATGGTGGACAGACCACTGCATCGCTATTTCATACTAATCGTAAAGATAAGGCACCGCTTGAAAATATTTTTGTACAGATGAAAATATCAGTTATTGATGAAGAAAAAAGTGAAGACATTATTCCTCAAATCTCTGAGTATGCTAATACTCAAAATAAGGTTAACGCAGCAGACTTCTTCTCAAATCATCCATTTCATATACGTATGGAAGAATTCTCACGCCGGCTATGGGTTCCTGCTCAACAAGGCTCACAGCGTGAGACAAAATGGTTTTATGAAAGGGCACGTGGACAATATACCGATGCTCAAGCAAAACTTACACCTACTCAGAAAAAACGTTTTGAGGCAGAGTATCCTAAAACACAGATGTTTACCAAAACAGATCTTGCTAAGTTTGAAAATGTATGGGAGGGGTATCCAATTTCTGTCAATCAAGGTGCCCAAAAAAATTTTGGGCACTATGTAGGACGTATTGGACAAGAATGGGACAAAAATGCAGATCAATTTAACGAATTCTTCTTCAAGCGTGCAATAGCCCGAGCAATAATTTTTCGCAGAACAGAAAAAATAGTTTCAGCTCAGTCTTGGTACAACGGTGGTTATCGAGCAAATGTCGTAGCCTACACCATTGCAATGCTATCTAAAATATGCTCTCGTCAGAGAAAATCTTTTGATTTTCTCAAGGTATGGCATAATCAAGAGATTAATCAAGCTACGGTACAAGCAATAGAGATCACTGCAAAACTTGTATATGATCATATTATGCATCCTACGGGTACTATTTCTAATATTAGTGAGTGGTGTAAAAAAGAAGCTTGTTGGGTAACTTTACAGGAAAAACTATATACTTTAGAAGAACTTCTACCTGAATCTTTTTTTGAAGATTTAGCCTTTACAGATCAATTGGAAAATGAAGCAAGATCTTCAGCAAAAACCCAAAAAATGCTGAATGGAATTGAGGCACAGAAAATAGTAGTTGGAATTCCTGGTGAAACATGGGCATATATTCTTGCAGAGGGTCAAGAAAAAGGACTCTTCTCAGTAAAGGAACAAGGAATACTTCAGGTCGCAGCTCGACTACCTCAAAAGATTCCTTCGGAAAAACAATCTTTAATTTTAATTGATATCCTTGAAAAAGCAAAACTAGAAGCAATTTATCAAAAATAA
- a CDS encoding heavy metal translocating P-type ATPase: MDTKTLTLPVTGMTCAACVTRVERNLKKVAGVAEASVNLASESATVAFDPAAVSPTNLIAAVEKGGYGVITAERTLPITGMTCAACVTRVEKALRKVDGVLEATVNLATETASIRYLPDQASLEQIKAAVTKAGYGVIETGEDDDAEDSETQARQAELKRKRTNLIVALILGVPLMIVSMMHDFSLISPIWLGSARDMTGMGHDMPAFYNLWPWLFGLMATPVVFYSGRDFLRGAWVNLKHGSANMDTLIALGSLTAYGFSLAVLLFKLSGHVYFETAAMIVALILVGKYLEAQAKSATSSAIRALIDLQPPTARVLRGGVEVEMAVAEVRAGEIVVVRPGEKIPVDGVVTMGQSAVDESMLTGESLPVEKRVGDSVFGATLNNAGSFQLRATAVGKASALAQIVNLVKAAQGSKAPIQRLADQISGVFVPIVIVIALLTFGLWYWVGGVGFTQSLIFAVAVLVIACPCALGLATPTAIMVGTGVGAQHGILIKNAESLERAVRLQTIVLDKTGTITEGKPTLTNVLALGDESNLLALAATAERGSEHPLGKAIVQGATARGATLGQASNFKAIVGGGIEAEVNQQKVVIGSPRLIREQGYDLISIQTTIDQWQSEGKTAMVVVVEQQLAGVLAVADTIKASSPAAIQQLRKLGLKVVMLTGDNQRTAEAIGREAGVEQVIADVLPADKAATIKQLQANGTLVAMVGDGVNDAPALAQADVGVAIGTGTDVAIEASDITLLRGDLVGVAQAIELSRRTMTTIRWNLFWAFIYNVIGIPIAAGLFYNLTGWQLSPLLAAGAMAFSSVFVVTNSLRLKRAASLPNAQPSSTNEPLQPARA; this comes from the coding sequence ATGGATACAAAGACACTTACATTGCCAGTGACCGGAATGACCTGCGCCGCTTGTGTGACGCGCGTCGAACGCAATTTGAAGAAGGTCGCCGGAGTTGCTGAAGCCAGCGTCAATTTAGCCAGCGAATCGGCGACGGTGGCCTTCGATCCAGCGGCGGTTAGCCCAACCAACTTAATTGCTGCGGTCGAAAAAGGTGGCTATGGCGTAATTACCGCCGAACGCACGCTGCCAATCACCGGAATGACCTGCGCCGCCTGTGTCACGCGGGTCGAAAAAGCCTTGCGCAAAGTTGATGGCGTGTTAGAAGCAACAGTTAACTTGGCAACCGAAACCGCAAGTATCCGCTACCTGCCCGATCAAGCAAGCCTTGAGCAGATCAAAGCTGCCGTGACCAAAGCGGGCTATGGGGTGATCGAAACTGGCGAGGATGACGATGCTGAGGATAGCGAAACCCAAGCGCGTCAGGCCGAACTTAAGCGCAAACGCACCAATTTGATTGTGGCGTTGATCTTGGGTGTGCCGCTGATGATCGTCTCGATGATGCACGATTTTAGCTTAATTAGCCCGATTTGGCTGGGCAGCGCCCGCGATATGACTGGTATGGGCCATGATATGCCAGCCTTCTACAACCTCTGGCCATGGCTGTTTGGCTTGATGGCAACGCCAGTTGTGTTTTATAGTGGGCGCGATTTCTTGCGTGGTGCTTGGGTTAACCTCAAGCATGGCAGCGCCAATATGGATACGCTGATTGCCCTTGGTTCGCTGACGGCCTATGGTTTTAGCTTGGCGGTGCTACTATTCAAACTGAGTGGCCACGTCTATTTTGAAACTGCCGCCATGATTGTGGCCTTGATTTTGGTAGGCAAATATCTCGAAGCCCAAGCCAAAAGCGCCACCTCATCGGCAATTCGCGCCTTGATCGATCTTCAGCCGCCAACCGCCCGTGTGCTGCGGGGTGGGGTTGAAGTTGAAATGGCTGTGGCCGAAGTACGAGCTGGCGAGATTGTGGTTGTGCGGCCTGGCGAGAAAATTCCGGTTGATGGCGTGGTCACAATGGGCCAATCGGCTGTTGATGAATCGATGCTCACTGGCGAATCGTTGCCAGTTGAAAAGCGGGTTGGCGATAGCGTGTTTGGCGCAACGCTCAACAATGCTGGCAGTTTTCAATTACGCGCCACGGCGGTGGGCAAGGCTAGCGCTTTAGCTCAAATCGTCAATCTAGTTAAAGCTGCTCAAGGCTCCAAAGCGCCAATTCAACGCTTAGCCGACCAAATTTCGGGCGTGTTTGTGCCGATTGTGATTGTGATTGCCTTGCTGACCTTCGGCTTGTGGTATTGGGTTGGCGGCGTTGGCTTTACTCAATCGCTGATTTTCGCGGTGGCTGTGTTGGTGATTGCCTGCCCGTGTGCTTTGGGCTTGGCTACTCCTACCGCAATTATGGTTGGCACAGGCGTTGGCGCACAACATGGCATCTTGATCAAAAATGCCGAGAGCCTTGAACGCGCTGTGCGGTTGCAAACGATTGTGCTCGATAAAACTGGCACAATTACCGAAGGCAAGCCAACCCTGACCAATGTGCTAGCCTTGGGTGATGAATCAAATCTATTAGCCCTTGCTGCGACTGCCGAACGCGGCTCGGAGCATCCGCTGGGTAAGGCGATTGTGCAAGGTGCGACTGCTCGTGGTGCAACGCTTGGTCAAGCGAGTAACTTCAAAGCAATTGTTGGCGGTGGGATCGAAGCTGAAGTCAATCAACAAAAGGTGGTGATTGGCAGCCCACGCCTAATTCGCGAACAAGGCTACGATTTGATCAGCATCCAAACCACGATTGATCAATGGCAATCGGAAGGCAAAACCGCGATGGTTGTGGTGGTTGAGCAGCAACTTGCTGGGGTGTTAGCGGTTGCCGATACCATCAAAGCTAGCTCGCCAGCCGCCATCCAGCAATTGCGTAAATTAGGGCTGAAAGTGGTGATGTTAACTGGCGACAATCAACGTACTGCCGAGGCGATTGGCCGCGAAGCGGGGGTTGAGCAAGTGATTGCCGATGTGCTGCCAGCTGACAAAGCCGCCACGATCAAGCAATTGCAAGCCAATGGCACGTTGGTGGCAATGGTTGGCGACGGCGTAAATGATGCGCCCGCTTTGGCTCAAGCTGATGTTGGCGTGGCGATTGGCACAGGCACTGATGTTGCCATCGAAGCCAGCGATATCACCTTGTTGCGCGGCGATTTGGTGGGCGTGGCGCAGGCGATTGAACTTTCGCGCCGCACCATGACCACAATTCGTTGGAACTTGTTCTGGGCCTTTATTTACAACGTGATTGGTATTCCAATTGCAGCGGGCTTGTTCTATAACCTGACTGGTTGGCAACTTTCGCCGCTCTTGGCAGCTGGCGCAATGGCCTTCTCATCGGTCTTTGTTGTCACCAACTCGCTCCGCTTGAAACGGGCTGCCAGCTTACCGAATGCTCAGCCTAGCTCAACCAACGAGCCGCTCCAACCAGCTCGCGCCTAA
- a CDS encoding heavy-metal-associated domain-containing protein, whose amino-acid sequence MKTESFNVPGISCQHCVNAINNEVSAVAGVQNVVVDLASKIVKVESNEQVSRDQLVTAISEAGYDVSPFTNTIPLN is encoded by the coding sequence ATGAAAACTGAAAGCTTCAACGTTCCAGGTATCTCATGCCAACACTGTGTTAATGCGATCAACAACGAAGTTAGCGCAGTTGCTGGAGTTCAAAATGTCGTTGTCGATTTGGCGAGCAAAATTGTCAAGGTCGAAAGCAACGAGCAAGTCAGCCGCGATCAACTGGTAACCGCAATCAGCGAAGCAGGCTACGATGTTTCGCCATTTACGAATACAATTCCCTTAAATTAA
- a CDS encoding glycosyltransferase family 4 protein has protein sequence MKIGFLIDDHMHRAGGIQVYVRGLYHYFQSKGHEVVIFAGGSQFDNSKLAERVISLGVSIPTYGSGSSTSLPICIESNRRLREILAEEACDVLHVQSLHSPTLSGRLLANSKACHVSTFHIRVDEAWKLQALRLATSLGPDLYRHIHGRIAGSQAALETAQAIFGTKAEYTIIASGITIDRFDAAVNLPRLHQYNDDKITLFTLGRLEQRKGVEYLLRAYALLQKDYPNQLRLVIAGDGPLREELQALAAQLHLTDVEWLGYVTDLALPHLMASADIFCAPAIGQESFGYVLVEAMAVGLPIVAAANAGYAGVLANHPGNLAVPPRDPRSMAGAIASFIASPAARKHLRQLNLQAAKGYSWQMIGDQIMEFYKKTMAQTVQ, from the coding sequence ATGAAAATTGGCTTTTTGATTGATGATCATATGCACCGCGCTGGTGGCATTCAGGTATATGTTCGTGGTTTGTACCATTATTTTCAAAGCAAAGGTCATGAGGTGGTGATTTTTGCTGGTGGTAGTCAGTTTGATAATAGCAAATTGGCTGAGCGCGTTATCTCGTTGGGTGTTTCGATTCCGACGTATGGCAGCGGTTCAAGCACCTCACTGCCAATCTGTATCGAATCGAATCGCCGCTTACGCGAGATTTTGGCCGAAGAGGCTTGCGATGTTTTGCATGTTCAATCGTTGCACTCGCCGACATTGAGCGGGCGACTTTTAGCAAATTCCAAGGCTTGCCATGTTTCAACCTTTCATATTCGGGTTGATGAGGCGTGGAAATTACAGGCCTTGCGTTTGGCAACCTCACTTGGCCCCGATTTATATCGCCATATCCATGGACGAATCGCTGGCTCGCAGGCGGCACTCGAAACGGCGCAGGCAATTTTTGGCACCAAAGCCGAATATACAATTATTGCCAGTGGCATCACGATTGATCGCTTTGATGCAGCGGTGAATTTGCCACGCTTGCATCAATATAACGATGATAAAATTACGCTCTTCACACTTGGCCGCTTGGAGCAACGCAAGGGCGTAGAGTATCTGCTGCGGGCTTATGCCTTGCTCCAAAAGGATTATCCCAACCAATTGCGCTTGGTGATTGCTGGCGATGGGCCATTACGCGAAGAATTACAAGCCTTGGCAGCCCAATTGCACTTGACCGATGTCGAATGGCTGGGCTATGTGACCGATTTAGCCTTGCCGCATTTGATGGCGAGTGCTGATATTTTTTGTGCACCAGCGATTGGCCAAGAGAGCTTTGGCTACGTATTGGTTGAGGCCATGGCGGTAGGTTTGCCAATTGTGGCGGCAGCTAATGCAGGCTATGCGGGAGTTTTAGCCAATCATCCAGGTAATTTAGCAGTGCCGCCACGCGATCCACGATCAATGGCTGGGGCAATTGCCAGTTTTATTGCTAGCCCTGCTGCTCGCAAACACCTGCGCCAATTAAATCTACAAGCAGCCAAAGGCTATAGTTGGCAAATGATTGGCGACCAAATTATGGAATTCTACAAAAAAACAATGGCCCAAACTGTGCAATAG
- a CDS encoding helix-turn-helix domain-containing protein produces MRSHDYSIEEAAGLMQLSEDTVRRWVSKKLIGSYQLGRGWRISEDEIQNILTARHEMEQERQFAPSAA; encoded by the coding sequence ATGCGTTCCCATGATTATTCAATCGAAGAAGCCGCCGGATTAATGCAGCTCTCCGAAGATACCGTGCGGCGTTGGGTTAGCAAAAAGTTGATTGGCTCGTATCAACTTGGGCGTGGCTGGCGAATTTCCGAAGACGAGATTCAGAATATTTTGACGGCACGACACGAAATGGAGCAAGAACGCCAATTTGCCCCAAGTGCAGCCTAA
- a CDS encoding zinc ribbon domain-containing protein: protein MENVITCPYCKENIIAGAQKCRYCGEWLIHRKRWISLWDLLTIMWRSDGKYWILATIIGLIISPFGAITVQSIYESLDIPQIQTNPSNVFRGMRTDYTIFAVTSMAFIFSFTQWIMLRRYIKKSYLWIILNSSIIPIIFINFGHIYITSTNISLFLVISIFLNFIIGFYLIANSSEIGN, encoded by the coding sequence ATGGAAAATGTAATAACATGCCCTTATTGTAAAGAAAATATTATTGCTGGAGCACAGAAATGCCGCTATTGTGGAGAGTGGCTTATTCATCGAAAACGTTGGATATCATTGTGGGATTTATTAACCATTATGTGGAGAAGTGATGGCAAATATTGGATATTAGCCACAATCATTGGGCTTATCATATCTCCCTTCGGAGCTATAACAGTTCAATCTATTTATGAATCTCTGGATATACCTCAAATTCAAACTAATCCTTCAAATGTTTTTAGAGGAATGAGAACCGATTATACTATTTTTGCAGTTACAAGTATGGCATTTATATTTAGCTTTACACAATGGATAATGCTTAGAAGATATATTAAAAAAAGTTATTTATGGATTATTTTAAATTCTAGTATTATTCCAATAATTTTTATAAACTTTGGACATATTTATATAACATCAACAAATATATCTTTATTCCTGGTTATCTCTATTTTCTTGAATTTTATTATTGGATTTTACTTGATCGCTAATTCATCCGAAATTGGTAATTGA
- the ubiE gene encoding bifunctional demethylmenaquinone methyltransferase/2-methoxy-6-polyprenyl-1,4-benzoquinol methylase UbiE — MSVLPQSDQKAVYVNAMFTAIAQRYDLMNRLMTFGLDQGWRRWATKRIKQPQAMWALDVGSGTGDFLPILQQAMPQLNVVGLDFTLAMMQAGQAKREQDTLGHSFINGDGMHLPFEDEAFDIVTTGFAMRNIVDIRQAFSEMARVTKPGGKLACLEVARPKNPLVRWGHQFYFNNIVPIIGSIVGGNNRAYTYLPQSASIFPQPPELAQIIAECGWRDVTWKQLGFGAVAVHIATK; from the coding sequence ATGTCAGTTTTGCCACAATCCGATCAGAAGGCGGTCTATGTCAATGCCATGTTCACAGCAATTGCCCAACGCTATGATCTGATGAATCGGCTAATGACGTTTGGGCTTGATCAAGGCTGGCGACGTTGGGCAACCAAACGCATCAAACAGCCGCAAGCGATGTGGGCCTTGGATGTTGGCTCGGGCACTGGCGATTTTCTGCCGATTTTGCAACAAGCCATGCCCCAGCTCAACGTCGTTGGGCTGGATTTTACCTTGGCGATGATGCAAGCTGGTCAAGCCAAACGCGAGCAAGATACGCTTGGACATAGCTTTATCAATGGCGATGGCATGCACTTGCCTTTCGAGGATGAGGCATTCGATATTGTGACAACAGGCTTTGCCATGCGCAATATTGTGGATATTCGCCAAGCATTTAGCGAGATGGCACGGGTAACCAAGCCAGGGGGCAAATTAGCATGTTTGGAAGTTGCGCGGCCTAAAAATCCCTTGGTACGTTGGGGCCATCAGTTCTATTTCAACAACATTGTGCCGATTATTGGCAGTATTGTTGGTGGTAACAATCGCGCCTATACCTACTTGCCCCAATCAGCTTCGATCTTTCCGCAACCACCTGAGCTAGCCCAGATTATCGCCGAATGCGGCTGGCGCGATGTGACGTGGAAGCAACTTGGTTTTGGTGCGGTTGCCGTGCATATCGCCACAAAATAG
- a CDS encoding UbiX family flavin prenyltransferase, producing MSKRLPVVVGVSGASGAALADRVIERLIALEHPIELIATSSARIVWRQEQGYPWAEAVARWQASGLITEHNPNNQAATIASGSYPVYGMLIVPCSMGTVAALAAGFANNLLLRVADVTQKEGRRLVVVPRETPLSSVHLENMLRLAQRGVRLVPPMPNFYARPTTVAEVVDFVAARALVALGLSPELDSNQQWAGLELE from the coding sequence ATGAGTAAGCGTTTGCCAGTGGTGGTTGGGGTTAGCGGTGCGAGTGGAGCAGCCCTCGCCGATCGGGTGATCGAGCGTTTGATCGCGTTGGAACACCCGATTGAGTTGATTGCTACGTCATCAGCTCGGATCGTTTGGCGACAAGAACAAGGCTATCCTTGGGCTGAAGCCGTGGCGCGTTGGCAGGCTTCAGGCCTGATCACCGAGCATAATCCCAATAATCAAGCGGCGACGATTGCTAGCGGTTCGTATCCGGTCTATGGCATGCTGATTGTGCCCTGCTCGATGGGCACAGTTGCGGCCTTGGCGGCTGGTTTTGCCAACAATTTGCTGCTGCGGGTGGCCGATGTAACCCAAAAAGAGGGACGGCGCTTGGTCGTCGTCCCGCGTGAAACGCCGCTATCGAGCGTGCATTTGGAAAATATGCTGCGTTTAGCGCAACGTGGCGTGCGACTTGTGCCGCCAATGCCCAATTTCTATGCTCGCCCAACCACAGTTGCCGAGGTGGTCGATTTTGTAGCGGCCCGCGCTTTAGTCGCCTTGGGGCTAAGCCCTGAGCTTGATAGTAACCAGCAATGGGCTGGCTTGGAGCTTGAATAA
- a CDS encoding putative DNA binding domain-containing protein, producing the protein MTFSDEQVSAISERWMRLDLHIHTPASEDYAEPEVSYLDILRAAAAHQLDIIAFTDHNTIRGYEQFRDELALLERFVQADRCTPEERERYGEYQQLLAQLTVLPGFEFTSHYGSHILALFAPTTPLSVLEAVLLQLGIPAQELKAGSCSISNTKHVTEAYEIIHRAGGIVIAAHVNAHAGVVSESIRFGNSGQSRVAATQSPYLHALEFVHFYASHESYLSPNFYNGQHSYYERPMFCIQGSDAHRISRADADDPESKKVYGVGDRYFEALLPEASFDALKALFNSKQIDKVRVPRRDQKQWEIDNVRLNGDSRHLIARPATEEYLAQAWHDIAALANADGGVLLIGTDGEQTVSPTVISEQIKHLVAQHLDPQPSLSLELMQYQERDVVRVEVKTDELPPYVASNGSVYVRRDDQTHVANREELLQLARRALVRSTMSPLDNGEDLELPRSGVEIVSEQKRNAVWTYEVRDLRTTTGVERDRAQGLWAYAIARHEELRDAKIDLNEDVRWYGRLGVWRTFQQGNRTKYDLIHRDASGVIDHIFYGVSEWGLGEGWRSLLGINDNFGVDLNVNDDHAPISAPRGFTAPIDDEQTDGEDDWMPWGDRKYRWKGRGGLWRIYGNDEKIRFDLAMKNKEDEDFQTFNDVTRAKLTEAWLNLIRVKPPTTGIEVVSMEESDFGRSFRFRNLRSGEVSDPWRDQDLEQGTVREYAARMFLEDLPIDEASVRWWGNIGYMRPMRSQVDLVYRDEDGVDHIYYAARREELENEWRELLELWDDE; encoded by the coding sequence ATGACCTTTAGCGATGAGCAGGTATCTGCGATTTCCGAGCGATGGATGCGTTTAGATTTACATATCCATACACCAGCATCTGAAGATTATGCTGAACCAGAGGTAAGTTATCTCGATATTTTGCGGGCTGCTGCCGCCCACCAACTCGATATTATTGCCTTTACCGACCACAATACGATTCGCGGCTATGAACAATTTCGCGATGAACTGGCCTTACTCGAACGTTTTGTCCAAGCCGATCGCTGTACGCCCGAGGAGCGCGAACGCTACGGCGAATATCAACAATTGCTAGCCCAATTGACGGTGCTGCCTGGTTTTGAGTTTACTAGCCATTATGGCTCGCATATTTTGGCACTTTTTGCCCCGACTACCCCATTAAGTGTGCTCGAAGCGGTTTTGTTGCAATTGGGGATTCCCGCCCAAGAATTAAAAGCTGGCTCGTGCTCTATCTCCAACACCAAACATGTGACCGAAGCCTACGAAATTATTCATCGCGCTGGCGGGATTGTGATCGCCGCCCATGTCAATGCCCATGCGGGTGTCGTTAGCGAGTCAATTCGCTTTGGCAATAGCGGTCAATCACGGGTTGCCGCCACCCAAAGCCCCTATTTGCACGCCTTAGAATTTGTGCATTTCTATGCCTCGCACGAGAGCTACCTCAGCCCAAATTTTTATAATGGCCAACATAGCTATTACGAACGGCCAATGTTTTGCATCCAAGGCTCCGATGCCCATCGCATCAGTCGGGCTGATGCCGATGACCCAGAAAGCAAAAAAGTCTATGGCGTAGGCGATCGTTATTTTGAGGCCTTATTGCCCGAAGCCTCGTTCGATGCGCTCAAAGCTTTGTTCAATAGCAAGCAAATCGATAAGGTTCGCGTGCCACGCCGCGACCAAAAGCAATGGGAGATTGATAACGTGCGACTGAATGGCGATTCGCGCCACTTAATTGCCCGTCCGGCAACCGAGGAGTATTTGGCGCAAGCTTGGCACGATATAGCTGCCCTCGCTAACGCCGATGGTGGAGTTTTGTTAATCGGGACTGATGGCGAGCAAACTGTCTCGCCAACCGTAATTAGCGAGCAAATTAAGCACCTCGTAGCCCAACATCTTGATCCTCAACCCAGCCTCAGCCTAGAATTAATGCAATATCAAGAACGCGATGTGGTGCGGGTCGAAGTTAAAACTGATGAATTGCCGCCTTACGTCGCAAGCAATGGCTCGGTTTATGTGCGCCGCGACGATCAAACCCATGTCGCGAATCGCGAAGAATTATTGCAATTAGCCCGCCGCGCTTTGGTGCGTAGCACCATGTCACCACTCGATAATGGCGAAGATTTGGAATTGCCACGCTCTGGGGTCGAGATTGTTAGCGAGCAAAAACGTAACGCAGTTTGGACCTATGAAGTACGTGATTTGCGCACCACCACTGGGGTTGAGCGTGATCGTGCCCAAGGTTTGTGGGCCTATGCCATCGCTCGCCACGAAGAATTGCGCGATGCCAAAATCGACCTCAACGAAGATGTGCGTTGGTATGGGCGGCTCGGCGTATGGCGTACCTTCCAACAAGGCAATCGCACCAAATACGATCTGATTCATCGCGATGCCTCAGGCGTGATCGACCATATTTTCTATGGCGTTTCTGAATGGGGGCTTGGCGAAGGTTGGCGTTCATTGCTTGGCATCAACGATAATTTTGGCGTTGATCTGAATGTCAACGATGATCATGCACCAATCAGTGCGCCACGTGGCTTTACTGCGCCGATCGACGATGAGCAAACCGATGGCGAAGATGATTGGATGCCTTGGGGCGATCGCAAATATCGTTGGAAAGGCCGTGGCGGGCTTTGGCGAATTTACGGCAACGATGAAAAAATTCGCTTTGATCTGGCCATGAAAAATAAAGAAGATGAAGATTTTCAAACCTTCAACGATGTAACTCGCGCCAAATTGACCGAAGCTTGGCTCAATTTGATTCGGGTCAAGCCGCCAACTACTGGCATCGAAGTTGTGTCGATGGAAGAAAGCGATTTTGGCCGCTCGTTCCGCTTCCGCAATTTGCGCAGCGGCGAGGTCAGCGACCCATGGCGCGACCAAGATCTGGAGCAAGGCACAGTTCGCGAATATGCTGCACGCATGTTCCTTGAAGATCTGCCAATCGACGAGGCTTCAGTACGTTGGTGGGGCAATATCGGCTATATGCGGCCAATGCGCTCACAGGTTGATCTCGTTTATCGCGATGAAGATGGCGTGGATCATATCTACTATGCTGCCCGCCGCGAGGAACTTGAAAACGAATGGCGCGAATTATTGGAGCTATGGGACGATGAGTAA